The Corynebacterium jeddahense genome has a window encoding:
- the galE gene encoding UDP-glucose 4-epimerase GalE: protein MKVLITGGAGYIGSTIASCCADNGITPVILDDYSTGLRVFAERFECYEGDIADEALLERVVADHPDIFAVVHCAAKIVVPESVEQPLEYYENNVAKAVTMLRTLSGLGVRRVVLSSTASMYEPGPDWMVDETSPVDPQSPYAASKWLLERVLRDAAAAGRLSAVALRYFNPIGADPALRTGLQNPAPSHALGKMIEAYEAHESFTVTGVEWPTRDGSGLRDYIHVWDLARAHVAVLQRFDEVCAASRSGTGYDVINLGTGQGTTVFELAEAFGEATGAPLPVQTGPARPGDVVGCATRTGKASSVLGWAPERSLVDGVRDSLAWSTKLPAVLAEEAACG, encoded by the coding sequence GTGAAGGTGCTCATCACCGGCGGCGCCGGCTACATCGGGTCGACCATCGCTTCGTGCTGCGCGGACAACGGCATCACGCCCGTGATCCTCGACGACTACTCCACGGGGCTGCGCGTCTTCGCCGAGCGGTTCGAGTGCTACGAGGGCGACATCGCCGACGAGGCCCTCCTCGAGCGCGTGGTGGCGGACCACCCGGACATCTTCGCGGTCGTGCACTGCGCGGCGAAGATCGTCGTGCCCGAGTCCGTCGAGCAGCCGCTGGAGTACTACGAGAACAACGTGGCCAAGGCCGTGACCATGCTGCGCACGCTAAGCGGCCTCGGGGTGCGCCGCGTTGTGCTGTCCTCCACCGCGTCGATGTACGAGCCGGGGCCGGACTGGATGGTGGACGAGACGAGCCCCGTTGACCCCCAGAGCCCCTACGCCGCGTCGAAGTGGCTGCTCGAGCGCGTGCTTCGCGACGCAGCCGCCGCCGGCCGCCTCTCCGCCGTGGCGCTGCGCTACTTCAACCCCATCGGCGCGGATCCCGCGCTGCGCACCGGCCTGCAGAACCCGGCGCCCTCCCACGCGCTGGGCAAGATGATCGAGGCGTACGAGGCGCACGAGTCGTTCACCGTCACCGGCGTGGAGTGGCCCACCCGCGACGGTTCCGGCCTGCGCGACTACATCCACGTCTGGGACCTCGCCCGCGCGCACGTCGCCGTGCTACAGCGTTTCGACGAGGTCTGCGCCGCCTCGCGCTCCGGCACCGGCTACGACGTGATCAACCTCGGTACCGGCCAGGGCACCACCGTCTTCGAGCTCGCGGAGGCGTTCGGCGAGGCCACCGGCGCGCCGCTTCCGGTGCAGACGGGCCCCGCCCGCCCCGGCGACGTCGTCGGCTGCGCCACCCGCACGGGCAAAGCGTCGTCGGTACTCGGCTGGGCACCAGAGCGCTCACTTGTCGACGGCGTCCGCGACTCCCTCGCCTGGTCCACCAAACTGCCCGCCGTACTCGCCGAGGAGGCCGCCTGTGGCTGA
- a CDS encoding helix-turn-helix domain-containing protein, giving the protein MADAQHKPRNKQGKPASDDPVLIALGEQIASRRRTSGRLQQDVADAAGVSRSTLHTIEHGGSGVRWEKVVAVAGELGLKVEFSDK; this is encoded by the coding sequence GTGGCTGACGCCCAGCACAAGCCCCGCAACAAGCAGGGCAAGCCCGCGAGCGACGACCCGGTGCTCATCGCGCTGGGGGAGCAGATCGCTTCTCGACGCCGCACCTCAGGCCGCCTCCAACAAGACGTCGCCGACGCGGCCGGCGTGTCCCGCTCCACCCTGCACACCATCGAGCACGGCGGCTCCGGCGTGCGCTGGGAAAAGGTTGTCGCGGTGGCCGGCGAGCTGGGGCTGAAGGTGGAGTTCAGCGACAAGTAG
- a CDS encoding DUF4229 domain-containing protein — MTEQSSPQVDPQARSRARKAVGVYGFDRLLLFIALTVVIQTLAMLIGAPVPVIMSALLALIVAFPLSMLVFKRHRLEANAAVAELKRQRAARKDWIQSELADR; from the coding sequence GTGACAGAACAATCTTCGCCCCAGGTCGACCCGCAGGCGCGGTCCCGCGCGCGCAAGGCCGTGGGGGTCTACGGGTTCGACCGGCTGCTGCTGTTCATCGCGCTCACGGTGGTCATCCAGACGCTCGCGATGCTCATCGGCGCGCCGGTTCCGGTCATCATGTCGGCGCTGCTCGCCCTCATCGTGGCGTTCCCGCTGTCCATGCTCGTGTTCAAGCGCCACCGCCTCGAGGCGAACGCGGCCGTCGCGGAGCTGAAGCGCCAGCGCGCCGCCCGCAAGGACTGGATCCAGAGCGAGCTCGCCGACCGCTAG
- a CDS encoding ATP-binding cassette domain-containing protein: MAVIELRGITKSYGTFEALRGVDLAVRAGEVTCVLGDNGAGKSTLIKILSGLHQPTSGELLIDDHPATLSSPRDAINAGIATVHQTLAIVDELSVWRNFFLGQELVGPFGVLREAEMRRICSEQLLAMGIDIPDVDVEAGNLSGGQRQVVAIARAVYFGARVLILDEPTAALGVKQSGVVLRFVAAARDRGIAVVLVTHNPHHAYLVGDHFTILKLGRQELDAPRSDVTLEELTHQMAGGGELEALSHELQRD; this comes from the coding sequence GTGGCGGTCATCGAGCTTCGCGGCATCACCAAGAGCTACGGCACCTTCGAGGCGCTGCGCGGCGTCGACCTCGCCGTGCGCGCCGGCGAAGTCACGTGCGTCCTCGGCGACAACGGCGCCGGCAAATCCACCCTGATCAAGATCCTCTCGGGGCTGCACCAGCCCACATCGGGCGAGTTGCTTATCGACGACCATCCGGCCACCCTCTCCTCCCCCCGCGACGCGATCAACGCCGGCATCGCCACCGTGCACCAAACCCTGGCCATCGTCGACGAGCTCAGCGTCTGGCGCAACTTCTTCCTCGGCCAGGAGCTTGTCGGCCCATTTGGCGTGCTGCGCGAGGCGGAGATGCGCCGGATCTGCTCCGAGCAGCTGCTCGCGATGGGCATCGACATCCCCGACGTCGACGTCGAGGCCGGCAACCTCTCTGGCGGCCAGCGCCAGGTGGTCGCCATCGCCCGCGCGGTCTACTTCGGCGCGCGCGTCCTGATCCTCGACGAGCCCACCGCCGCCCTCGGCGTTAAACAGTCCGGCGTGGTGCTGCGCTTCGTCGCCGCCGCGCGCGACCGGGGCATCGCCGTCGTCCTGGTCACGCACAACCCCCACCACGCCTACCTCGTCGGCGACCACTTCACCATCCTCAAGCTCGGCCGCCAGGAGCTCGACGCGCCCCGTTCCGACGTCACCCTCGAGGAACTCACCCACCAGATGGCCGGCGGCGGCGAGCTCGAGGCGCTCAGCCACGAGCTCCAGCGCGACTAG
- a CDS encoding ABC transporter permease — MSTAVEGSGGSQGAPEASSSDDRLRTRTGFAKLIRRPEFASLLGFLAIFAFFLAVAPAFRSFEALATTLYASSTLGIVALAVGLLMIGGEFDLSSGVAVTTAALAATMLNYNLHLNSWIGALLSLGIALAIGALNGILVTRTGIDSFLITLAAFLMLQGLNLAVTKLVTGQVATPTIADMEGFPSAHSFFAGTFTVGGVRISVTVLWWVLFVALASFLLFRTKWGNWITAVGGNEDAARAVGVPVRRVKVALFMGVGFAAWFVGMHTLFAFDSIQAGQGVGNEFLYIIAAVIGGCAMDGGRGTAVGTAIGALIFGMTNQGIVYAGWNPDWFKFFLGATLLFAVLTNTSFAKYTKGH, encoded by the coding sequence ATGAGCACGGCAGTGGAGGGGTCCGGGGGATCACAGGGGGCGCCGGAGGCGTCGTCAAGCGATGACCGCCTCCGCACCCGCACCGGGTTTGCCAAGCTCATCCGCCGCCCCGAGTTCGCCTCGCTGCTCGGCTTTCTGGCCATCTTCGCGTTCTTCCTCGCCGTCGCCCCGGCGTTTCGCTCCTTCGAAGCGCTGGCGACGACGCTCTACGCCAGCTCCACGCTCGGCATCGTCGCGCTCGCGGTGGGGCTGCTCATGATCGGCGGGGAGTTCGACCTCTCCTCCGGCGTCGCCGTGACCACCGCCGCGCTCGCCGCGACGATGCTCAACTACAACCTGCACCTCAACTCGTGGATCGGCGCGCTGCTCTCGCTCGGCATCGCGCTGGCGATCGGCGCGCTCAACGGCATCCTGGTCACGCGCACCGGCATCGACTCGTTCCTGATCACCCTCGCCGCGTTCCTCATGCTCCAGGGCCTCAACCTCGCCGTGACCAAGCTGGTCACCGGGCAGGTGGCCACCCCCACCATCGCGGACATGGAGGGCTTTCCGTCCGCGCACTCGTTCTTCGCCGGCACGTTCACGGTGGGCGGCGTGCGCATCAGCGTCACCGTGCTGTGGTGGGTCCTCTTCGTCGCGCTGGCGTCGTTCCTGCTGTTCCGCACGAAGTGGGGCAACTGGATCACCGCGGTCGGCGGCAACGAGGACGCGGCGCGCGCCGTCGGCGTACCAGTGCGGCGCGTGAAGGTGGCGCTGTTCATGGGCGTCGGCTTCGCCGCGTGGTTCGTGGGCATGCACACCCTCTTCGCGTTCGACTCCATCCAGGCGGGCCAGGGCGTGGGCAACGAGTTCCTCTACATCATCGCCGCGGTCATCGGCGGCTGCGCGATGGACGGCGGGCGCGGCACCGCGGTGGGCACCGCCATCGGCGCGCTCATCTTCGGCATGACCAACCAGGGCATCGTCTACGCCGGCTGGAACCCGGACTGGTTCAAGTTCTTCCTCGGCGCGACGCTGCTGTTCGCCGTGCTCACCAACACCTCGTTTGCCAAGTACACGAAGGGGCACTAG
- a CDS encoding substrate-binding domain-containing protein, which produces MTKRRKALAAALLAVVAGLGGCSSTGGAPRNEHGGDTAGGVDTPRYVVAMVTHGAPGDTYWDLVRKGAEDAAKKDNIELRYSSDPQAPNQANFVRSAVDAGVDGIAVTLPNAEAIGPAARDAVDHGIPVVGLNAGMTAYKDYGLSGFFGQDETVAGRAAGERLRDEGKKKVLCVIHEQGNSSQEARCAGVRDGLGGGAVDLLYVNGQDLTSVQSTITSKLSQDKSFDTVFALQAPVAMRAVESVQQSGAQAQVATFDTNAELVGAIKDGRVAWAVDQQPYLQGYLAVDSLWLAKRNGATLGGGQAVYTGPSFVDSTNVDTIEEAAKAGMR; this is translated from the coding sequence ATGACGAAACGACGAAAAGCGCTGGCGGCCGCGCTACTGGCGGTGGTTGCGGGGCTGGGCGGATGCTCGTCGACAGGCGGGGCGCCCAGAAACGAGCACGGCGGGGACACCGCGGGCGGGGTGGACACGCCGCGCTACGTCGTCGCGATGGTCACCCACGGCGCGCCCGGCGACACGTACTGGGACCTCGTGCGCAAGGGCGCGGAGGACGCGGCGAAGAAGGACAACATCGAGCTGCGCTACTCCTCCGACCCGCAGGCGCCGAACCAGGCGAACTTCGTGCGCTCCGCGGTGGACGCAGGCGTGGACGGCATCGCCGTGACGCTGCCCAACGCCGAGGCGATCGGGCCCGCGGCGCGCGACGCCGTCGACCACGGCATCCCGGTCGTGGGCCTCAACGCCGGCATGACCGCGTACAAGGACTACGGGCTCAGCGGCTTCTTCGGCCAGGACGAGACCGTCGCCGGCCGCGCGGCGGGCGAGCGCCTGCGCGACGAGGGGAAGAAGAAGGTCCTCTGCGTCATCCACGAGCAGGGCAACTCCTCCCAGGAGGCGCGGTGCGCGGGCGTGCGCGACGGCCTCGGCGGGGGCGCGGTCGACCTGCTCTACGTCAACGGGCAGGACCTCACGTCGGTGCAGTCCACCATTACCTCGAAGCTGTCCCAGGACAAGAGCTTCGACACCGTCTTCGCGCTCCAAGCGCCGGTGGCGATGCGCGCGGTGGAATCCGTGCAGCAGTCCGGTGCGCAGGCGCAGGTGGCCACCTTTGACACCAACGCGGAGCTCGTCGGCGCCATCAAGGACGGGCGCGTCGCGTGGGCCGTGGACCAGCAGCCGTACCTCCAGGGCTACCTCGCGGTGGACTCGTTGTGGCTGGCCAAGCGCAACGGGGCCACGCTCGGCGGCGGGCAGGCGGTGTACACCGGCCCGAGCTTCGTAGACTCCACCAACGTGGACACGATCGAAGAGGCGGCGAAGGCGGGTATGCGATGA
- a CDS encoding AEC family transporter, which produces MLDVLTGFAIIFTVIAAGWWLAHKGVIGPGEERLQLNRIAFYVATPSLIFSSVAVSDTDAFFSPVILVIAAATVATMLIYWAISAAAFHQDPAETMAGAASSSYYNSVNIGLPIATYVLGDPTYVVPALVLQMAVLSPIVIGGLDRGSSGFLRSVLSGLTAPVVLAAFAGFAVSAAGWTVPEPVLAPLKILGGASIPLILMSFGASLTGEKVLQSHRAPTLTATALKLAGMPVVALVVATLLHLDATETYAALILCALPTAQNVYNYAATYRSGEVICRDTVFLTTFLALPAMLVIAGVF; this is translated from the coding sequence ATGCTTGACGTCCTCACCGGCTTTGCCATCATCTTCACCGTCATCGCGGCGGGGTGGTGGCTCGCGCACAAGGGCGTCATCGGCCCGGGCGAGGAGCGCCTGCAACTCAACCGCATTGCGTTCTACGTGGCCACGCCGTCGCTCATCTTCTCCTCGGTGGCGGTGAGCGACACCGACGCGTTCTTTTCCCCGGTGATCCTGGTCATCGCGGCTGCCACCGTGGCCACGATGCTCATCTACTGGGCCATCTCCGCCGCCGCGTTCCACCAGGACCCCGCGGAGACGATGGCGGGCGCGGCGAGCTCGAGCTACTACAACTCCGTGAACATCGGGCTGCCGATTGCCACGTACGTGCTCGGCGACCCCACCTACGTTGTCCCCGCGCTCGTGCTGCAGATGGCGGTGCTCTCCCCGATCGTCATCGGCGGGCTCGACCGGGGCTCGAGCGGCTTTCTGCGCTCGGTGCTCTCCGGCCTCACCGCGCCGGTGGTGCTCGCCGCGTTCGCGGGCTTCGCCGTCTCCGCCGCGGGCTGGACGGTGCCGGAGCCGGTGCTCGCGCCGCTGAAGATCCTCGGCGGCGCGTCCATTCCGCTCATCCTCATGAGCTTCGGCGCCTCCCTCACCGGCGAAAAAGTCCTGCAGAGCCACCGCGCCCCCACGCTCACGGCCACCGCGCTCAAGCTGGCGGGGATGCCGGTGGTGGCTTTAGTCGTCGCTACGCTGCTGCACCTCGATGCGACCGAGACGTACGCCGCACTCATCCTCTGCGCGCTACCGACGGCGCAGAACGTGTACAACTACGCGGCGACGTACCGCTCGGGCGAGGTGATCTGCCGCGACACCGTCTTCCTCACCACATTCCTCGCGCTGCCGGCGATGCTCGTGATCGCGGGCGTGTTCTGA
- a CDS encoding 1,4-dihydroxy-2-naphthoate polyprenyltransferase: MEAMNHSATVRDWWEAARPHTWPNAIAPVIAGTGCAALYFQADLGRAVLALIVALALIVGVNYANDYSDGIRGTDADRTGPTRLTGSGLAKPEQVKLAAFAAFAVAAIFGIILSVAAGQMWLILVGALCIAAAWFYTGGESPYGYSGLGEVSVFIFFGLVAVMGTEYTQSGIVTWEGFLCALAIGAISASVNLANNIRDIPTDAAAGKKTLAVRLGDDRSRTLFTVLTLFPFVISVILSMSAVSSLAALVALPLAVAAVQKVRRGATGADLIPVLGMNGKTMLIWAVVTAVAFAWTGWDFWMSDPTPYSDWATL; this comes from the coding sequence ATGGAGGCCATGAATCACTCCGCCACCGTCCGCGACTGGTGGGAGGCCGCCCGCCCCCACACCTGGCCCAACGCAATCGCCCCCGTTATCGCCGGCACCGGCTGCGCCGCACTCTACTTCCAGGCCGACCTCGGGCGCGCGGTGCTCGCGCTCATCGTGGCGCTGGCCCTCATCGTGGGCGTGAACTACGCCAACGACTACTCGGACGGCATCCGCGGCACCGACGCGGACCGCACCGGCCCGACGCGCCTCACGGGCTCGGGGCTGGCCAAGCCGGAGCAGGTGAAGCTCGCCGCCTTCGCCGCGTTCGCGGTCGCGGCCATCTTCGGCATCATCCTCTCCGTGGCGGCCGGGCAGATGTGGCTCATCCTCGTCGGCGCGCTGTGCATCGCCGCGGCCTGGTTCTACACCGGCGGGGAGAGCCCGTACGGCTACTCCGGGCTCGGCGAGGTGTCCGTGTTCATCTTCTTCGGCCTCGTCGCCGTGATGGGCACCGAGTACACGCAGTCCGGAATCGTCACCTGGGAGGGCTTCCTGTGCGCCCTGGCCATCGGCGCGATCTCGGCGTCCGTGAACCTGGCCAACAACATCCGCGACATCCCCACCGACGCCGCCGCCGGCAAGAAGACCCTCGCAGTGCGGCTTGGCGACGATCGTTCCCGCACCCTCTTCACCGTCCTCACCCTGTTCCCCTTCGTCATCTCGGTGATCCTCTCGATGAGCGCCGTCTCCTCCCTCGCCGCACTGGTGGCCCTGCCGCTCGCGGTGGCGGCGGTGCAGAAGGTGCGCCGCGGCGCGACGGGCGCGGACCTCATCCCGGTGCTGGGGATGAACGGCAAGACGATGCTCATCTGGGCGGTGGTGACGGCGGTGGCCTTCGCCTGGACGGGCTGGGACTTCTGGATGAGCGACCCGACGCCGTACTCGGACTGGGCGACGCTGTAG
- a CDS encoding ArsR/SmtB family transcription factor, which yields MKDSVATTADAGSDCCSLGSGLLSADDATRYAALFKVLADPGRLQLLSWLAEEGCEPMSVSELTQRSGLSQPTVSHHLKKLTEAGLLEKSRLGRSVIHQVRPELFAELRTVLQMD from the coding sequence ATGAAAGATTCTGTCGCCACGACAGCAGACGCTGGCTCCGACTGCTGTTCTCTGGGCTCCGGCTTGCTCTCCGCAGACGACGCGACGCGTTACGCGGCCCTGTTCAAAGTTTTGGCGGACCCCGGCCGGCTGCAACTACTCTCCTGGCTCGCCGAAGAGGGGTGCGAGCCGATGAGCGTGAGCGAACTGACGCAACGCTCTGGGCTAAGCCAACCGACGGTTTCCCACCACCTCAAAAAACTTACCGAGGCCGGGCTCCTAGAAAAGAGCCGCCTGGGCAGGTCGGTTATTCACCAGGTGCGTCCGGAACTCTTCGCGGAACTTCGCACCGTGCTGCAGATGGACTGA
- the arsB gene encoding ACR3 family arsenite efflux transporter, which translates to MEDTTSQPIGRMSFLDRFLPVWIMLAMAAGLAIGRAVPGLSGALERLEVGGISLPIALGLLVMMYPPLAKVRYDKTREIATDKRLMTVSIILNWIVGPAFMFALAWIFLPNEPELRTGLIIVGLARCIAMVLVWSDLACADREATAVLVAINSVFQVLMFGELGWFYLQVLPGWLGLETTSAEFSFWAIVSSVLVFLGIPLLAGLLSRIIGERTKGRDWYENTFLPRISPLALIGLLYTIVLLFSLQGDQILSRPLTVATVALPLLCYFVGMFAVALVVAKLSGMDYAQSASVAFTAAGNNFELAIAVAIGTFGATSAQALAGTIGPLIEIPVLVGLVYLMRGIGPKLFPGDPTLPNQRSLT; encoded by the coding sequence ATGGAAGACACAACCTCTCAGCCGATAGGGCGCATGTCATTTCTTGACCGCTTCCTACCGGTGTGGATCATGCTCGCCATGGCAGCGGGCCTCGCCATCGGCCGAGCGGTGCCGGGGCTTTCGGGCGCACTCGAGCGCCTTGAGGTCGGCGGGATCTCGCTGCCGATCGCGCTCGGCCTGCTGGTGATGATGTACCCGCCGCTGGCCAAGGTGCGCTACGACAAGACCCGCGAGATCGCCACCGACAAACGGCTCATGACCGTGTCCATCATCCTCAACTGGATTGTCGGCCCCGCGTTCATGTTCGCGCTTGCCTGGATCTTCCTGCCCAACGAGCCTGAGCTGCGCACTGGTCTGATCATCGTCGGCCTGGCGCGCTGCATCGCCATGGTGCTGGTGTGGTCCGACCTTGCCTGTGCCGACCGGGAAGCCACCGCAGTGCTGGTGGCCATCAACTCGGTGTTCCAGGTGCTCATGTTCGGCGAGCTCGGCTGGTTTTACCTGCAGGTCCTTCCCGGCTGGCTGGGGTTGGAGACCACCTCGGCGGAGTTTTCCTTCTGGGCGATCGTCTCCTCCGTGCTCGTCTTTTTGGGCATCCCGCTGCTGGCCGGGCTGCTCTCGCGCATCATCGGCGAGCGCACCAAGGGCCGCGACTGGTACGAGAACACCTTCCTGCCCCGGATCTCCCCGCTGGCGCTGATCGGCCTGCTGTACACGATCGTGCTGCTGTTTTCCCTGCAGGGCGACCAGATCCTGTCCAGGCCTTTGACCGTGGCCACGGTTGCGCTGCCGCTGCTGTGCTACTTCGTGGGCATGTTCGCCGTGGCTCTTGTGGTGGCCAAGCTGTCGGGCATGGACTACGCCCAGTCGGCCTCGGTGGCGTTTACGGCCGCCGGCAACAACTTCGAACTCGCCATCGCGGTGGCCATCGGCACCTTCGGCGCCACCTCCGCCCAGGCGCTGGCGGGCACGATCGGCCCGCTTATCGAGATCCCGGTGCTCGTCGGCTTGGTCTACCTCATGCGGGGGATCGGCCCGAAACTGTTCCCCGGTGACCCAACCCTGCCTAACCAAAGGAGCCTTACGTGA
- a CDS encoding low molecular weight phosphatase family protein, protein MAAALAEKHAGSQLGIHSAGTNPGTKLNQESVEAIAEAGADMSHGTPKPIDPELLRSVDRVVVLGEDAQVELPDGARGTLERWRTDEPSLRGIEGMERMRLVRDDIDARVRSLIDELL, encoded by the coding sequence ATGGCGGCGGCGCTCGCCGAGAAGCACGCCGGTAGCCAGCTCGGCATCCACTCCGCGGGTACCAACCCCGGCACGAAACTGAACCAGGAATCGGTCGAGGCGATCGCAGAGGCTGGCGCCGACATGTCGCACGGTACGCCCAAACCCATCGATCCGGAACTGTTGCGCAGTGTTGATCGCGTCGTGGTGCTCGGCGAGGACGCACAGGTGGAATTGCCTGATGGCGCGCGCGGGACGCTGGAGCGCTGGCGCACCGACGAACCCTCCCTCCGCGGCATCGAGGGCATGGAGCGCATGCGCCTCGTGCGCGACGACATTGACGCCCGCGTGCGC